A genome region from Baekduia alba includes the following:
- a CDS encoding M50 family metallopeptidase: protein MSWFLAFAGFAALIVLHEFGHFAAAKAVGMKVTRFNLFFPPHLFTVRRGETDYGIGAIPLGGYVKIVGMNPQEDIPEEDVPRAYYNQPVWKRLVVIGAGPAMNILLAFLILFVLFAAKGAATDNGSVGSVQKGSAAAGVLKPDDTIVSVDGVRGDSARLRQQIGTHTCADGVKAKGCVAATPATVVVKRDGQLETLKVSPRYDPTAVNTDGSKGRMLIGFTFGYVYDPLPVGRAASRSVTGMWDVSKATVSAITKLFYDSSARKNVSGVVGSYETTRQSFQQDDIVLALQILALISLSLAIVNLFPFLPLDGGHIFWALAEKVRGRPIPFRVMEQASYVGFILVIAVFFIGFTNDIDRLRGAGFGVK, encoded by the coding sequence ATGTCTTGGTTCCTCGCTTTTGCCGGGTTCGCGGCGTTGATCGTCCTGCACGAGTTCGGCCACTTCGCCGCGGCCAAGGCCGTCGGCATGAAGGTGACGCGCTTCAACCTGTTCTTCCCGCCGCACCTCTTCACCGTCCGCCGCGGCGAGACCGACTACGGCATCGGAGCGATCCCGCTCGGCGGCTACGTGAAGATCGTCGGGATGAACCCGCAGGAGGACATCCCCGAGGAGGACGTCCCGCGGGCCTACTACAACCAGCCCGTCTGGAAGCGGTTGGTCGTCATCGGCGCCGGCCCGGCGATGAACATCCTGCTGGCCTTCCTGATCCTGTTCGTGCTCTTCGCGGCCAAGGGCGCCGCGACCGACAACGGCAGCGTCGGGAGCGTCCAGAAGGGCTCGGCGGCCGCCGGCGTCCTGAAGCCCGACGACACCATCGTGTCGGTCGACGGCGTCAGGGGCGACTCGGCCAGGCTGCGCCAGCAGATCGGGACGCACACCTGCGCCGACGGGGTCAAGGCCAAGGGCTGCGTCGCCGCGACGCCGGCGACCGTGGTCGTCAAGCGCGACGGGCAGCTGGAGACGCTGAAGGTCAGCCCGCGCTACGACCCGACCGCCGTCAACACCGACGGCAGCAAGGGCCGCATGCTGATCGGCTTCACGTTCGGCTACGTCTACGACCCGCTGCCCGTCGGCCGCGCCGCGAGCCGCTCGGTCACCGGCATGTGGGACGTCAGCAAGGCCACGGTCAGCGCGATCACCAAGCTCTTCTACGACAGCTCGGCGCGCAAGAACGTGTCCGGCGTCGTCGGCTCCTACGAGACGACGCGCCAGTCCTTCCAGCAGGACGACATCGTCCTGGCGCTGCAGATCCTCGCGCTGATCTCCCTCTCGCTCGCGATCGTCAACCTGTTCCCCTTCCTTCCGCTGGACGGGGGGCATATCTTCTGGGCGCTGGCCGAGAAGGTTCGGGGTCGTCCGATCCCGTTCCGGGTCATGGAGCAGGCCAGCTATGTGGGGTTCATCCTGGTGATCGCCGTGTTCTTCATCGGCTTCACCAACGACATCGATCGGCTTCGGGGCGCTGGCTTCGGAGTGAAGTAA
- the dxr gene encoding 1-deoxy-D-xylulose-5-phosphate reductoisomerase, with protein sequence MPRRLLVLGSTGSIGTQALDVVSRTDDLEIVGLSAARSWEPLIEQATRHGVRRIAIADPDAAARAAEAWTDGEVLTGAEGLVQLVLESGADLVLNALVGSAGLGPTVAALGEGIDLALANKESLVVGGELVTQLAEATGARLLPVDSEHAALHHLLHGVPTGALERMTITASGGPFRGRTHAELSDVTVAEALDHPTWSMGGKITIDSATLMNKGLEVMEAHHLFGVPYDRIDVVVHPQSIVHALVETADGAQLAHLGLPDMRIAIAYALHHPEIVSLPTKRLNLAEVGSLTFEPVDDDAFPCLGLCRQAALAGGTAPCVLNAANEVAVHAFMEGRLAFTGIGDVIAATLHEMPGGPVRAFESLFEADRAARELASEQVAVRA encoded by the coding sequence ATGCCCCGCCGTCTTCTCGTGCTCGGCTCGACCGGGTCGATCGGCACCCAGGCGCTCGACGTGGTCTCGCGGACCGACGATCTGGAGATCGTCGGGCTCAGCGCCGCTCGCTCCTGGGAGCCGCTGATCGAACAGGCCACCCGCCATGGCGTCCGCCGGATCGCGATCGCCGATCCCGACGCCGCCGCGCGCGCGGCCGAGGCGTGGACCGACGGCGAGGTGCTGACCGGCGCCGAGGGGCTGGTGCAGCTGGTCCTGGAGTCGGGCGCCGACCTCGTGCTCAACGCGCTGGTCGGCTCGGCCGGCCTGGGCCCGACGGTCGCGGCGCTGGGCGAGGGCATCGACCTCGCGCTGGCCAACAAGGAGTCGCTGGTCGTCGGCGGCGAGCTCGTCACGCAGCTGGCCGAGGCGACGGGCGCGCGCCTGCTGCCGGTCGACTCCGAGCACGCGGCGCTGCACCACCTGCTGCACGGCGTGCCGACCGGCGCGCTGGAGCGCATGACGATCACCGCGTCCGGCGGCCCGTTCCGCGGCCGCACGCACGCCGAGCTGTCCGACGTCACGGTCGCCGAGGCACTCGACCACCCGACGTGGTCGATGGGCGGCAAGATCACCATCGACTCGGCCACGTTGATGAACAAGGGCCTCGAGGTCATGGAGGCCCACCACCTCTTCGGCGTGCCCTACGACCGCATCGACGTCGTCGTGCACCCGCAGTCGATCGTCCACGCGCTGGTCGAGACCGCCGACGGCGCGCAGCTCGCGCACCTCGGCCTGCCCGACATGCGGATCGCGATCGCCTACGCCTTGCACCATCCCGAGATCGTGTCGCTGCCGACCAAGCGCCTCAACCTGGCCGAGGTGGGGTCCTTGACCTTCGAGCCGGTCGACGACGACGCGTTCCCGTGCCTGGGCCTCTGCCGTCAGGCCGCGCTGGCCGGCGGCACCGCGCCGTGCGTCCTCAACGCCGCCAACGAGGTCGCCGTGCACGCCTTCATGGAGGGCCGGCTGGCCTTCACCGGCATCGGCGACGTGATCGCCGCGACGCTGCACGAGATGCCCGGTGGCCCGGTCCGCGCGTTCGAGTCGCTCTTCGAGGCCGACCGCGCCGCGCGCGAGCTGGCCTCCGAGCAGGTGGCGGTGCGCGCCTAA